The Chloracidobacterium sp. genome includes a window with the following:
- the dnaE gene encoding DNA polymerase III subunit alpha — translation MATQDFVHLHLHSDYSLLDGAIQHGALAEQAQRMGFKAVAVTDHGNMFGAMGFANAMNKVGVKPIIGMEAYVARGSRHDRGKADADGERGTNHLILLATDETGYKNLVRLASLGYTEGYYYNPRIDKEVLHAHREGLVALSACMSGVPASLILRDKQDRAECEIGEYNEIFGRGRYFLELQWHRGLEDDQTKVNRALTEIAARLDIPLVVTNDAHFLTAADHEAHRVLLCLKTGKSLREASFHYSPDHYVKSPQEMWALWGNENPEALRNTVRIAEMCTFAFGKAPNYLPVFPVPEGFTLTSYFESVTRRGLEERLRRIQPADPAKYQARLEYEISVIERMGYEGYFLIVWDFIRHARERGIPVGPGRGSAAGSLVAYALHITDVDPIAHDLLFERFLNPERVSLPDIDVDFCMRGRSAVIEYVSQFYGRENVSQIATFGTMASRAVIKDVGRVLEMPYPEVEKIARLIPPPQRGRNVAIADALKMVPELKEAYDRRPEVKRLIDLARRLEGGARHSSIHAAGVVISPRPVHELVPVFKTKTRDRERGEVEVTATQYNMNDLEKAGMLKMDFLGLTALTIIEDCLASIEKETGVRPDLTTIPTDDPAALKMFSDGATDAVFQFEGDGISEIARRLKPSSLDDIVALNALYRPGPLDSGMVDDYIERRHGRRRVTYDFKELQDVLESTYGVPVFQEQIMAIFQRLAGYSLGEADLVRRAMGKKKREELDAHKAKFIAQAVERGHDRAKLEKLWQQLEGFADYAFNKCVTGDATVRDALTGELLTVAALAERDVERVGEPFKTYSWDGRAVVVNELVEAFPTGEKEVVEVELEDGRTLRCTLDHRFYTRLPDGSDAFVPLRDILEHGLALYACDELATDREASETAVIHAAEAVEASLAPEVPR, via the coding sequence ATGGCGACGCAGGATTTCGTTCACTTGCATTTGCACTCCGACTACAGCTTGCTCGACGGCGCCATCCAGCACGGCGCGCTGGCGGAACAAGCCCAACGGATGGGCTTCAAAGCGGTAGCCGTGACCGACCACGGCAATATGTTCGGCGCAATGGGCTTCGCCAACGCCATGAACAAGGTCGGCGTCAAACCCATCATTGGCATGGAAGCCTACGTTGCACGCGGGTCGCGCCATGACCGAGGCAAAGCCGACGCGGACGGCGAACGTGGGACGAACCACCTCATCCTGCTAGCGACGGATGAAACGGGCTACAAGAATCTCGTCCGGCTGGCGTCGCTTGGCTACACCGAGGGGTACTACTACAACCCGCGTATTGACAAGGAAGTGCTGCACGCGCACCGCGAAGGCTTGGTGGCGCTCTCGGCTTGTATGTCCGGCGTTCCGGCGTCGCTCATCTTGCGCGACAAGCAGGATCGCGCTGAATGCGAGATCGGCGAGTACAACGAAATCTTTGGGCGTGGGCGCTATTTCCTTGAACTCCAGTGGCATCGCGGCCTTGAAGACGACCAAACCAAGGTCAACCGCGCATTGACCGAGATTGCCGCTCGCTTGGACATCCCGCTGGTTGTCACCAATGACGCACACTTTCTCACGGCGGCCGACCACGAAGCCCATCGCGTCTTGTTGTGCCTGAAAACTGGCAAATCGCTGCGCGAAGCGAGCTTTCATTACTCGCCCGACCACTATGTCAAAAGCCCACAGGAGATGTGGGCCCTGTGGGGCAATGAAAACCCAGAGGCGCTGCGCAATACGGTGCGTATCGCTGAGATGTGTACGTTTGCGTTCGGTAAAGCTCCGAACTACTTGCCGGTGTTTCCCGTCCCGGAAGGCTTTACGTTGACCAGTTACTTTGAAAGCGTGACACGGCGTGGTCTGGAAGAACGGCTGCGCCGCATCCAACCGGCCGACCCGGCGAAGTATCAGGCGCGACTGGAGTACGAAATCAGCGTCATCGAACGCATGGGCTACGAGGGCTATTTTCTCATCGTCTGGGATTTCATCCGGCACGCCCGCGAACGCGGCATTCCGGTCGGCCCTGGACGAGGCAGCGCGGCTGGGTCGCTGGTCGCCTACGCTTTGCACATTACCGATGTTGACCCCATCGCCCACGATTTGCTCTTTGAGCGCTTCCTCAACCCGGAGCGCGTCTCGCTGCCCGACATTGACGTGGATTTCTGCATGCGTGGGCGTAGCGCGGTCATTGAGTACGTCAGTCAGTTTTACGGGCGCGAAAACGTTTCGCAGATTGCGACGTTCGGCACAATGGCTTCGCGGGCGGTCATTAAGGATGTCGGGCGCGTCTTGGAAATGCCCTACCCGGAGGTCGAGAAGATCGCCAGGCTCATTCCGCCGCCGCAGCGCGGGCGCAATGTCGCCATCGCCGACGCCCTCAAGATGGTCCCGGAACTGAAGGAAGCCTATGACCGGCGGCCGGAGGTCAAGCGATTGATTGATCTGGCGCGGCGCTTGGAAGGCGGCGCACGGCACTCCTCAATTCACGCCGCCGGAGTGGTGATTTCGCCGCGTCCCGTACACGAACTCGTGCCGGTCTTCAAAACCAAGACCCGCGACCGCGAACGTGGAGAAGTCGAAGTCACGGCGACGCAGTACAACATGAACGACCTCGAAAAGGCCGGCATGCTCAAGATGGACTTCCTTGGGCTGACGGCGCTGACCATCATCGAGGACTGTCTGGCCAGCATCGAGAAGGAGACCGGCGTGCGTCCCGACCTGACGACGATTCCAACCGACGACCCAGCGGCCCTCAAAATGTTCAGCGACGGCGCGACGGACGCCGTGTTTCAGTTTGAAGGCGACGGCATCAGTGAGATCGCCCGCCGGCTCAAACCGAGCAGCTTAGACGACATCGTCGCACTCAACGCGCTGTACCGGCCCGGGCCGCTAGATTCAGGCATGGTGGACGACTACATCGAGCGGCGACACGGACGGCGGCGTGTGACGTACGATTTCAAGGAACTGCAAGACGTTTTGGAGAGCACCTACGGCGTGCCGGTGTTCCAAGAACAGATCATGGCGATTTTTCAGCGTCTGGCCGGCTATTCGCTTGGCGAAGCCGACCTTGTGCGCCGCGCCATGGGCAAGAAAAAGCGCGAGGAACTCGACGCCCACAAGGCGAAGTTCATTGCCCAAGCCGTCGAGCGCGGGCATGACCGCGCCAAACTTGAAAAACTCTGGCAACAGCTTGAAGGTTTCGCCGACTACGCCTTCAACAAGTGCGTCACGGGCGACGCGACGGTACGCGACGCCCTAACGGGCGAGTTGCTGACGGTGGCGGCCTTGGCCGAGCGCGATGTGGAGCGCGTCGGTGAGCCGTTCAAGACCTACAGTTGGGACGGCCGCGCCGTGGTCGTCAACGAGTTGGTGGAGGCGTTTCCGACTGGCGAAAAGGAAGTCGTCGAAGTCGAACTGGAGGACGGGCGGACGTTGCGCTGCACGCTTGACCACAGGTTCTATACCCGGTTGCCCGATGGGAGCGACGCCTTCGTGCCCTTGCGGGACATTCTCGAACACGGCTTGGCGCTCTATGCCTGCGATGAACTGGCGACCGACCGGGAAGCGAGCGAGACGGCCGTCATCCATGCGGCGGAGGCTGTAGAAGCGTCGCTAGCGCCAGAAGTTCCTCGGTGA
- a CDS encoding sigma-54 dependent transcriptional regulator, with amino-acid sequence MPTKRSILIVDDEKNQRDILDMILSAEGYRTATAPSAEAALRMTKVERFDLVLTDLKMGGQSGLDLLRALMQADASQLVILMTAHGSIESVKHALRLGAVDYLEKPLDRERLLSVVAQALARLDALDDALIGDSEPMQKLKKIILKVAASEETVLVRGESGTGKELVARALHRHSPRADAVFYVVNCAAINENLLESELFGHEKGAFTGAVAEKKGLFEVADRGTLFLDEIGELNVTLQAKLLRALQEGEVQRVGSTKVVKVDVRVIAATNRPLEDMVKAKTFREDLYYRLNVIPIHLPPLRDRRDDIPLLVERFLARQSRGAMRYAITPEALRVLQAYDWPGNVRQLESALKRAALLCEGETIGVEDLPVEIRQAAGLPDAAPAQPFQFRLPPEGISFEEVERSLILQAMEKTDWNITRAAKLLGLTFRTLQYRLEKFGLRRPSEASSSSESA; translated from the coding sequence ATGCCGACGAAACGCAGCATCCTCATCGTGGACGACGAAAAAAATCAGCGCGACATCCTAGACATGATTTTGTCCGCGGAAGGCTATCGGACGGCGACCGCGCCAAGCGCCGAAGCCGCGCTGCGCATGACCAAAGTCGAACGTTTCGACTTGGTGCTCACTGACTTGAAAATGGGCGGGCAAAGCGGACTCGACCTGCTCCGCGCCCTGATGCAGGCCGATGCTTCGCAACTGGTCATCCTCATGACGGCGCACGGCTCGATTGAATCCGTCAAACATGCGCTGCGCCTCGGAGCCGTGGACTACCTTGAAAAACCGCTTGACCGTGAACGGTTGCTGTCCGTTGTGGCGCAGGCGCTTGCCCGCCTTGATGCCCTGGACGACGCGCTGATAGGCGACAGTGAGCCGATGCAAAAGCTCAAAAAAATCATTCTCAAGGTGGCGGCTTCCGAAGAAACCGTTCTTGTGCGGGGTGAAAGCGGTACTGGAAAGGAACTTGTCGCCCGCGCCCTGCATCGGCACAGCCCACGCGCCGACGCGGTGTTTTACGTCGTCAACTGCGCAGCCATCAACGAAAACCTGCTTGAATCGGAGCTTTTCGGTCACGAAAAGGGGGCGTTTACCGGCGCCGTCGCTGAAAAGAAGGGGCTGTTTGAAGTCGCCGACCGAGGAACGCTGTTTCTGGACGAAATCGGTGAACTCAACGTCACCTTGCAAGCCAAGCTCCTGCGCGCTCTCCAAGAAGGGGAAGTACAGCGGGTTGGCTCAACCAAAGTCGTCAAGGTAGATGTCCGCGTCATCGCGGCGACGAATCGGCCGCTGGAAGACATGGTGAAGGCGAAAACCTTCCGCGAAGACCTCTACTACCGCCTCAACGTCATCCCCATTCACCTGCCGCCGCTGCGTGACCGGCGCGACGACATTCCGCTGCTGGTGGAGCGTTTTCTGGCGCGGCAGTCACGCGGCGCAATGCGCTACGCCATCACGCCTGAGGCGCTGCGTGTACTGCAAGCCTACGACTGGCCTGGCAACGTGCGCCAACTGGAATCAGCGCTCAAGCGAGCGGCCCTCTTGTGTGAAGGTGAGACAATCGGCGTAGAAGACCTGCCGGTTGAAATCCGGCAGGCGGCCGGCCTGCCGGACGCCGCGCCGGCGCAGCCCTTCCAATTTCGGCTTCCACCCGAAGGCATCTCCTTTGAGGAAGTTGAGCGGTCGCTGATTCTGCAGGCAATGGAAAAAACCGATTGGAACATCACCCGTGCGGCCAAACTCCTTGGGCTGACCTTCCGCACATTACAGTACCGACTGGAAAAGTTCGGCTTGCGCCGCCCAAGCGAAGCGTCGTCTTCTTCTGAGTCAGCATAG
- a CDS encoding ATP synthase subunit I, which yields MPLSEPSPQTKLSSEALFAEDVPPVVSPPMIERRIQWVTLAVTAGAALAVGARSGWSVGVGVALGGLLAHLNFLWMRASLRAIVAATTAGGGKPSRFQMAKFFLRWVILGAVIWLAMQVASVAAVAIVCGLFALPLAVVVEACVQLWYGRPRAGRVTSGREPSV from the coding sequence ATGCCTTTGTCCGAACCGTCGCCTCAAACCAAACTGTCGTCCGAGGCCTTGTTTGCGGAAGATGTCCCGCCAGTGGTCAGCCCGCCGATGATTGAGCGCCGAATCCAGTGGGTGACGCTCGCCGTCACGGCCGGAGCAGCGCTGGCTGTAGGGGCAAGGTCCGGATGGAGCGTCGGCGTTGGCGTGGCGCTCGGCGGCCTGCTTGCTCACCTCAACTTTCTGTGGATGCGCGCCAGCCTGCGCGCCATCGTCGCGGCGACGACGGCCGGCGGCGGCAAGCCCTCGCGTTTTCAAATGGCGAAGTTCTTCCTCCGTTGGGTGATCCTCGGCGCGGTCATCTGGCTAGCCATGCAGGTTGCGTCCGTCGCAGCGGTTGCCATAGTATGCGGACTCTTTGCACTGCCGCTGGCCGTCGTGGTGGAAGCCTGCGTACAACTGTGGTACGGGCGACCGCGCGCCGGCCGCGTAACTTCGGGACGTGAGCCATCCGTATGA
- a CDS encoding F0F1 ATP synthase subunit A: MTPSTTCFPVFLALADEGVAHPHPWLVEQIHHLTGLSDKELPGHVIMLLIAAVICVVGCKLLVGKPSVDKPSFGQQIVEIIVLQVRDMVEQATGTYGFKYLSYLLPLAALILTSNLMGLFPLFESPTANFNVTLALGLMTFIYYMFMGFAQQGLSYLKHFTGGLTAGLMAIMGGIIFVFEMFSNAIRPVTLALRLMINMFVDEQLGVAFGTIYKILLPVFPMLLGTFVAVVQTFIFVQLAIIYLSETVPHDGHGDEHAHA, encoded by the coding sequence ATGACACCGTCCACGACCTGTTTTCCTGTTTTCCTTGCTCTGGCGGATGAAGGCGTGGCGCATCCGCATCCGTGGCTCGTTGAACAAATCCATCACTTGACGGGCCTGTCCGACAAGGAGCTGCCCGGTCACGTCATTATGCTGCTCATCGCCGCCGTCATTTGCGTGGTCGGCTGCAAACTGCTGGTCGGCAAGCCTTCCGTGGACAAACCGAGCTTCGGGCAGCAGATCGTTGAAATCATCGTTCTGCAAGTGCGTGACATGGTGGAGCAGGCTACTGGGACGTACGGCTTCAAGTATCTGAGCTACCTGCTGCCGCTAGCCGCGCTCATTTTGACCTCGAACCTGATGGGACTTTTCCCCTTGTTCGAGTCGCCGACGGCCAACTTCAACGTCACACTGGCGCTCGGACTGATGACGTTCATCTACTACATGTTTATGGGCTTTGCGCAGCAAGGCCTCAGCTACCTGAAGCACTTCACGGGCGGGCTAACAGCCGGGCTGATGGCGATCATGGGCGGCATCATTTTCGTCTTTGAAATGTTCAGCAACGCCATTCGCCCGGTGACCCTCGCCCTGCGCCTCATGATCAACATGTTTGTGGACGAACAACTTGGCGTCGCGTTCGGGACAATCTACAAAATTCTGCTTCCGGTGTTTCCTATGCTGCTGGGAACGTTCGTCGCCGTGGTGCAGACGTTTATTTTTGTTCAGCTGGCGATCATCTACTTGAGTGAAACCGTGCCGCATGACGGCCATGGTGATGAACACGCTCACGCCTGA
- a CDS encoding ATP synthase F0 subunit C — translation MMKKLFLKTLATASFLMAMSFPALAADGTGGGTYKITLGALAVGIAAVGCGLGDGNAIAAACEGTARNPGAGQRIFTTMLIGMVLIETLVLFTFLAAFLGF, via the coding sequence ATGATGAAAAAACTTTTCCTGAAAACCTTGGCTACGGCGTCGTTCTTGATGGCGATGTCATTTCCGGCGCTGGCCGCCGATGGCACAGGCGGCGGCACGTACAAGATCACGCTTGGCGCACTGGCCGTTGGCATCGCCGCCGTCGGCTGCGGGTTGGGTGACGGTAATGCCATTGCTGCCGCCTGCGAAGGTACGGCACGCAATCCGGGCGCCGGTCAGCGTATCTTTACGACCATGCTCATTGGTATGGTGCTCATCGAAACACTGGTGCTGTTTACCTTCTTGGCCGCCTTTCTCGGTTTCTAA
- a CDS encoding cold-shock protein, with translation MSRTTGRVKWFNNSKGYGFIENPGGNDVFVHYSAIKEDGYKSLSEGQIVEYEIVNGPKGPQAENVVKMT, from the coding sequence ATGTCGCGTACCACCGGCAGGGTCAAATGGTTCAACAACAGTAAGGGTTATGGATTTATTGAAAATCCAGGCGGCAATGACGTCTTTGTTCACTACTCGGCCATCAAAGAGGACGGCTACAAGTCGCTCAGCGAGGGCCAGATCGTTGAGTATGAGATTGTGAACGGACCCAAGGGGCCACAGGCGGAAAACGTCGTCAAGATGACCTAA
- a CDS encoding SRPBCC family protein, translated as MRTVDVLEGRVTIQATPEAIFPYLVEPHLLPLWSPTEARVTRIGRKKHGVGAKLRVEFVAHGLDPVEYEIIHQEATRLVSRFVGAMSGEDIWTLIPRGKRTDVHNRMVFYEPDFLTLVGWKAVGRLIAERDVRNKMPLLKQAVEKRWRPAGDA; from the coding sequence GTGCGTACTGTGGACGTTCTAGAAGGTCGGGTGACGATTCAGGCGACGCCGGAAGCCATTTTCCCATACCTTGTTGAACCGCACCTGCTGCCGTTGTGGTCGCCGACGGAGGCGCGCGTTACGCGCATCGGCCGTAAAAAACACGGCGTCGGGGCGAAGCTGCGGGTCGAGTTTGTGGCGCACGGCCTCGACCCAGTGGAGTACGAGATTATCCATCAGGAAGCGACTCGTCTGGTCAGTCGCTTCGTGGGAGCTATGTCAGGTGAAGACATCTGGACGCTTATCCCGCGCGGCAAGCGGACGGACGTTCACAACCGAATGGTCTTTTACGAGCCGGATTTTCTGACGCTGGTGGGGTGGAAGGCCGTTGGGCGCTTGATTGCCGAACGCGACGTACGAAACAAAATGCCGTTGCTTAAGCAAGCGGTTGAAAAACGGTGGCGGCCGGCGGGAGACGCCTAA
- a CDS encoding zinc-binding dehydrogenase: MSSLRQAILVATFGGPDVLRLVTEETPSLAPGMLRVAVEAIGVNRADILLRTGAYHGVRPPARPGLEAAGVVLESQSAAFPVGSRVVIFGNRTGLYVTEAVVHESEVTTVPELVATTTAAALPVNWLTAWYCLHRLIDLRPDDTLLVPAAASGVGAAAVQLARKVGAQVIAAASTAEKLAFAARLGANVTVNYAELDLVEAVRDITNGRGVTAFLDTVGGQTFADGLKVLAPFGRVAALANVTLEPSLINVRDFYPKNARIYGFQLGNLMAAGRYPEARADLEAILARVAEGAFTVPIAHTFPLAEAAAAHRLLESRSVLGKLLLVNAAHTPG; this comes from the coding sequence ATGTCCTCGCTGCGGCAGGCCATCCTTGTTGCAACCTTTGGCGGCCCTGATGTGCTCCGCCTTGTCACCGAAGAAACACCCAGCCTTGCGCCCGGTATGCTGCGCGTTGCGGTGGAAGCCATCGGCGTCAACCGGGCCGACATCCTGCTGCGCACCGGAGCCTACCACGGCGTACGTCCGCCAGCGCGGCCGGGTCTTGAAGCGGCCGGCGTCGTGCTGGAATCACAATCGGCGGCATTCCCAGTTGGCAGCCGCGTGGTCATTTTCGGCAACCGTACCGGCCTCTACGTCACTGAAGCCGTCGTGCATGAATCCGAAGTCACCACCGTCCCTGAATTAGTCGCCACAACAACCGCCGCCGCGCTGCCGGTCAACTGGCTGACGGCGTGGTACTGCCTGCATCGCCTCATTGACCTGCGTCCCGACGACACGCTGCTCGTCCCAGCTGCCGCAAGCGGCGTCGGCGCGGCGGCGGTTCAGTTGGCGCGGAAGGTCGGCGCGCAGGTTATCGCGGCGGCGAGCACGGCGGAGAAACTCGCCTTTGCTGCGCGACTCGGCGCAAACGTGACGGTCAACTACGCCGAACTTGACCTTGTGGAAGCCGTCCGGGACATCACCAATGGCCGGGGCGTAACGGCGTTTCTTGACACCGTTGGCGGACAAACCTTCGCCGATGGCCTCAAGGTGTTAGCCCCGTTCGGGCGCGTTGCGGCTTTGGCGAATGTGACGCTAGAGCCGTCACTCATCAACGTGCGGGATTTTTATCCGAAAAACGCCCGGATTTACGGCTTTCAGTTGGGCAACCTGATGGCGGCCGGGCGCTACCCGGAAGCGCGCGCCGACCTTGAGGCGATTCTAGCGCGTGTGGCGGAAGGCGCGTTTACCGTCCCAATCGCGCACACCTTTCCGCTGGCGGAAGCGGCGGCGGCGCACCGGCTGCTTGAAAGCCGCAGCGTCCTCGGCAAGCTTTTGCTTGTCAACGCCGCGCACACGCCGGGCTAA
- a CDS encoding M48 family metalloprotease produces MTNQTALSAAGRAYQDFRLWSGIGSIGWNLLFFTVFVLAGLHVALFQALGVEGRSSLWTAAFGYGVFYAVHAALNFPFELLTGWAAERSFGMTRRTLRQWLTAYLIGVGGQGIMFVLGLTALWRLREWLPTDWEWAAAGVVAVGSLALAFLQPFLLPPVVRLRPFDASEAQPILTALPAALRAALPKTAVFTGDDDEAVNGGLVGWGPTTRLWLSRTTLEKLRPEQTACLLAREIGHLRTGHRTLGIVVSSLWLAVGLGFAAALTDQTATGSPADLLVTAVAMTWWSFAGLFVLPALGRRSVLAADRFYLDNGGDPQVLRETLMTLATINRAQPDIVGVKQQVFHPLPSLDARLAHIETYLAGGR; encoded by the coding sequence ATGACGAACCAAACGGCTTTGTCGGCGGCGGGGCGCGCCTACCAAGATTTTCGCCTCTGGAGCGGCATCGGCTCGATTGGCTGGAACCTGCTGTTTTTCACCGTCTTCGTATTGGCCGGTCTGCATGTCGCCTTGTTTCAGGCGCTGGGTGTTGAAGGCCGTTCGTCGCTGTGGACGGCGGCGTTCGGCTATGGGGTTTTCTACGCCGTTCACGCCGCGTTGAACTTCCCCTTTGAGTTGCTGACCGGTTGGGCGGCCGAACGCAGCTTCGGTATGACGCGCCGTACGCTACGGCAATGGCTGACAGCGTACCTGATTGGCGTCGGCGGTCAGGGCATCATGTTTGTTTTGGGACTGACCGCGCTCTGGCGACTGCGTGAATGGCTGCCGACGGATTGGGAGTGGGCGGCGGCCGGCGTCGTTGCGGTTGGGTCTTTGGCGCTGGCCTTCTTGCAGCCTTTTCTGCTGCCACCTGTCGTCCGTCTCCGTCCCTTCGACGCTTCTGAAGCGCAGCCTATCCTCACCGCCCTGCCGGCCGCGCTTAGGGCCGCCTTGCCCAAGACGGCCGTTTTTACCGGCGACGATGATGAAGCTGTCAACGGCGGCCTTGTGGGATGGGGGCCGACGACACGCCTGTGGCTAAGCCGAACGACGCTTGAGAAGTTGCGGCCGGAACAGACAGCGTGCCTGCTGGCGCGTGAAATCGGACACCTTAGAACCGGTCACCGAACGCTGGGCATCGTTGTTTCAAGTCTTTGGTTGGCTGTCGGCTTGGGTTTCGCGGCGGCGCTGACGGATCAAACGGCGACCGGAAGCCCGGCGGATTTGCTCGTGACGGCGGTCGCCATGACGTGGTGGAGCTTCGCCGGGCTGTTTGTCCTGCCCGCGCTGGGACGCCGCAGCGTGTTGGCGGCGGACAGGTTCTACCTCGACAACGGCGGCGACCCGCAGGTGCTGCGTGAAACCCTGATGACGCTGGCGACGATCAATCGCGCCCAGCCGGACATCGTCGGCGTCAAACAGCAGGTGTTCCATCCGCTTCCTAGCCTCGACGCTCGTTTGGCGCACATTGAAACCTACCTTGCAGGAGGTCGGTAA
- a CDS encoding SUMF1/EgtB/PvdO family nonheme iron enzyme → MAAQPDGASRATDRTQLASSAAPPAPTEASAAGAHSATATPGATSAQTIRFGTGAMPESSVPDITIRAGAPPTQPVSGETSPPRQRPVEGLAVGQRFQGKYEILRLLGVGGMGRVYQARHCELETLVAIKIMASTLSSDPEAVERFKREAKAMARVQHPNAVRVIDYGVEQGDCYLIMEFLQGETLRERLARKGRLPLETLVRYAEQVFAVLEFMHRRNITHRDLKPDNIFLARSEVNGEEVVKVLDFGIAKIQTSTVANMTTEGTMMGTPRYMSPEQCRGGAIDGRADLYSMGVVLYEMCAGQPPFDGDSPITVALKHLNEPPPPLRERNPEIPEAVAAVIHKALEKSPSDRFRTAQEFSQALLAAANLTPRVLPDGRTLPPDNPSELADTLKPAASPVSKGETRAYGSGLPLDEAVSKRSTWLLYAVAGVAVLSFLIGGVQLAGWLNLRPTPAATPRPSEPAIPKSLENFVFIPAGTFSMGRDLGGDEFTADKRVPLDETPAHTVSVGAFYLAKYETTNAEYKRFVDATGHPAPRSWKQGSYPPGQDDFPVTEVSWNDARAYCEWLTKTNPDGMTFRLPTEAEWEYAARGTDGRIFPWGSFWRDGMANTRQAINTAQVLLLPVNVEPNNTRDKSAFGVFGMGGNVCEWTASDFTVYPGSDYRPTGRDLECKVYRGGHFASPLSDAEATSRKWRLPDTTREFLGFRVAATPPKS, encoded by the coding sequence ATGGCTGCCCAACCCGACGGCGCATCGCGTGCAACTGATCGGACACAGCTTGCCTCATCTGCCGCCCCGCCAGCGCCGACCGAAGCTTCGGCGGCGGGCGCTCACTCTGCTACTGCCACACCGGGCGCGACTTCGGCGCAGACGATTCGCTTTGGGACTGGCGCGATGCCGGAGTCGTCTGTCCCGGACATCACTATTCGCGCCGGCGCTCCCCCGACGCAACCGGTCAGCGGTGAAACTTCCCCGCCCCGCCAACGCCCGGTGGAGGGGCTGGCGGTGGGTCAGCGTTTTCAGGGCAAGTACGAAATCCTGCGTCTACTCGGCGTCGGTGGGATGGGACGCGTCTATCAAGCGCGTCACTGCGAACTGGAGACGCTGGTTGCCATCAAGATCATGGCAAGCACCCTGTCAAGCGACCCCGAAGCGGTCGAGCGCTTCAAACGCGAAGCCAAGGCGATGGCGCGCGTCCAGCACCCAAACGCTGTGCGCGTCATTGACTATGGCGTGGAACAGGGTGACTGCTACCTGATTATGGAGTTTTTGCAGGGCGAAACGCTGCGTGAACGACTGGCGCGCAAGGGTCGCCTGCCGCTTGAAACACTCGTCCGCTACGCTGAACAGGTTTTCGCGGTGCTGGAGTTCATGCATCGCCGGAACATCACACACCGCGACCTCAAGCCGGACAACATCTTTCTGGCGCGCTCTGAGGTAAACGGCGAGGAAGTCGTCAAGGTGCTCGACTTTGGCATCGCTAAAATCCAGACTTCCACGGTCGCCAACATGACGACTGAAGGGACGATGATGGGGACGCCGCGCTATATGTCCCCGGAACAGTGCCGGGGCGGCGCCATTGATGGACGCGCCGACCTCTACTCGATGGGCGTCGTGCTGTATGAGATGTGCGCCGGCCAGCCGCCCTTCGACGGTGACAGTCCGATTACCGTTGCACTCAAGCACCTCAACGAGCCGCCGCCGCCCCTACGGGAGCGCAACCCGGAGATTCCCGAAGCCGTGGCGGCTGTCATCCACAAGGCGCTAGAGAAGTCGCCAAGTGACCGTTTTCGTACGGCGCAGGAATTTTCACAGGCATTGTTGGCGGCGGCGAATCTCACGCCGCGTGTGCTGCCTGACGGCCGCACACTTCCCCCAGACAACCCCAGCGAACTCGCCGACACACTCAAACCAGCGGCGTCCCCGGTCTCCAAGGGAGAGACGCGGGCTTATGGTAGTGGGCTGCCGCTTGACGAAGCGGTTTCCAAACGCTCCACTTGGTTGCTATACGCCGTGGCGGGCGTCGCCGTCCTGAGCTTCCTGATCGGCGGCGTCCAGCTTGCCGGCTGGTTGAATCTGCGTCCAACGCCGGCGGCGACGCCGCGGCCTTCCGAACCAGCGATTCCAAAGTCGCTTGAAAACTTCGTGTTCATCCCAGCGGGGACGTTTTCGATGGGACGCGATCTGGGCGGCGATGAGTTCACGGCGGATAAGCGCGTGCCGTTAGATGAAACCCCGGCCCACACGGTTTCCGTCGGCGCGTTCTATCTGGCCAAGTACGAAACAACCAACGCCGAATACAAACGGTTTGTTGACGCGACTGGTCATCCGGCTCCGCGCAGTTGGAAGCAGGGAAGCTATCCGCCCGGACAGGATGATTTTCCCGTCACAGAGGTGTCATGGAACGACGCCCGCGCCTACTGTGAATGGCTGACCAAAACCAACCCGGACGGCATGACATTTCGCCTACCGACAGAAGCGGAGTGGGAATACGCAGCACGCGGTACGGATGGACGCATCTTCCCATGGGGCAGCTTCTGGCGTGACGGGATGGCCAATACTCGGCAGGCCATCAACACGGCTCAGGTCCTGTTGTTGCCGGTCAACGTCGAGCCGAACAATACCCGCGACAAAAGCGCCTTCGGTGTTTTTGGTATGGGCGGCAACGTCTGCGAGTGGACGGCATCCGATTTTACTGTCTATCCGGGCAGCGATTACCGCCCTACCGGACGCGATTTGGAGTGCAAGGTCTACCGTGGCGGACACTTTGCCTCACCGTTGTCCGATGCGGAGGCTACCAGCCGCAAATGGAGACTGCCTGACACTACCCGCGAGTTTTTGGGATTTCGCGTTGCAGCTACCCCGCCCAAATCATGA